TCGAGCAGCGCCTGGGCGGCTTCCTTCATTTCCGCGGAGGCGGCGGCCTGTTCCAGATACGGGCGTGCCTCGTCGCGGCGGCCGCCCGCACAGAGCACATAACCCAGGAGAAAGCGATGGGCGGGGGTCGCGCCTTCCCCCTTGGCGGAACGTTCGAGGTCGCTGACGGTCCGCTCATACATCTGCGCATCCGCATAGACGCTCTTCAGGTCGGGCAAATCGGCGGCCCACGCGGGGTGGACCCGCAGATAGCGGACAAGCACCAGCGACGCCTGATGGTAATAGGTCAGACCGAGGAGGGCGTGCGCGCGGCCAAAGGCGGCGGCGGGCCGGCCCGGATCAAGGGCCACGGCGTCGCTATAGATGCGGTCGGCCTCAGCAAAGCGGCCGGCCTTCATCGCCTCATGGGCGCGCCGAACCTGTTCGGCATACCGGCTTTCGGGCACTTTCTGCAACCCCCCTGCGGGCGGCGGCACGATCGCGCCCGTGTCCACACGCTGAGGAGCGATCTCGGCCGACACCTCCGTCTCGCCCGTTTCGGCCACCGAAGCCGCCTCGTCCTTCAACCAGTAGAGGGCTGAACCGCCGAAGGCCGGCGCCTCTTCCCCCGCCCTGTCCATGTCGCGGCGCGGATCGTACACGTTCTGTGGCAAAGTGCCTCTCAATCCATAGGCGCCGAAAGGCTCCGGTTCCTCCCCCTCGGGGCCCTGGGCCAGCGAAAAGGCCTGTTTGGCCTCCTCCCCGCCCTCCGTGTACGCCTCCAGCCTGTCCCAGAAGCCCTGCGGCAACGGCAGGTTGTCCGGAACGGCGGCCGCGCCGCCCTCCTCGCCCAGGAAAACGTCGGGCGACCAGAACACGATCCCGTTGCCCGGTTGCCCGTAGGCCTGCGGCAAGGGGATGGGGGCGTTGTATCCGTAGGAGCCGGCGTACGACGGGGCATACACCTGGGGCGGCGCAAAGCGCTGGTCCACCATCCCCGACGTCGTCACTGCCGCCGAGGAGGGGATATACGGCAGCGGCAGGCCGTACTCCACCCCGGTTCCCAAATCCTCCACGCCAACGCTGTCGCGTCGGAAATTGCTCAACCTGAGCGTCGGCAGGTTGGTCGTCAATCGGCCCCCGGAATCCTGGTACGGCGTGGTTCCCTGGAAGGACTTGCCCGCGCGCACGTTGCCCGTGATGACATAGTTCCGCTGCTGGGCCGCTTCGAATGAGTATGGGTCCGATTGCGCCGGCGGCGCATACCCGCCGTATCCCCCATAACCCCTGTACGCGGCA
The sequence above is drawn from the Planctomycetota bacterium genome and encodes:
- a CDS encoding tetratricopeptide repeat protein yields the protein MTLLGALAISMMGSTALAQRFVPMRYDLRSRRAQYGGNPYPTSRNYDPYAAYRGYGGYGGYAPPAQSDPYSFEAAQQRNYVITGNVRAGKSFQGTTPYQDSGGRLTTNLPTLRLSNFRRDSVGVEDLGTGVEYGLPLPYIPSSAAVTTSGMVDQRFAPPQVYAPSYAGSYGYNAPIPLPQAYGQPGNGIVFWSPDVFLGEEGGAAAVPDNLPLPQGFWDRLEAYTEGGEEAKQAFSLAQGPEGEEPEPFGAYGLRGTLPQNVYDPRRDMDRAGEEAPAFGGSALYWLKDEAASVAETGETEVSAEIAPQRVDTGAIVPPPAGGLQKVPESRYAEQVRRAHEAMKAGRFAEADRIYSDAVALDPGRPAAAFGRAHALLGLTYYHQASLVLVRYLRVHPAWAADLPDLKSVYADAQMYERTVSDLERSAKGEGATPAHRFLLGYVLCAGGRRDEARPYLEQAAASAEMKEAAQALL